CAAGCCTCTTGCTTAGAATTTGAAGTATAAACTATGCACAACTTCCCTCAGGACAGATATTCTTTCTCTGAAGTGAAGAAAGAAGATAATGTTATAAAGCAGTTTTGAAATGGGAAATATCACTGAAAATTCCTTTACTACTATATCTTTGTAGAAAGCTTGTTTTTTCTATTCAAAAGTGGAGATTTTCTTCCGGAAAGCAACTTTATGTACACTGAAAATTAGTCCGTTCAGCTGTCAACAAAGAGGCTGCAGGAAGAGTTGACAGATGTCCTGCCCATCTGTCCCaaagaataatggaaaaaaaaaagtgattaaaatgaTTTAGTgccattttaaattttctttacatttctaaGTCCTGGTGGGAAAGCAGAGGTCACTGTAAAATGGTTTGTCatgcaataaatattttgctatcATTAATGGTTGCATTCATTCTGTCTGTTGTAAATATACAAGTAGTTACTGAAATGAGGACACAAACGGTATCTCCATATGTCAGGGTTTCTGTATCCTTTCTAAGTGGAATGATTAAACGACTACAGTGCATTACTGCAATCAGCTGTCAGCAATCCCTAACTTAAATAACTTGTTTTGTATGTCATGCATTTTTACTCCCCCaaacctcctccccccccaaaaaaaaaagatcctcaGTAGTTTTTAGCTGCTAAGATTCATCCTTTCAACTAAATGTTacatttactttgatttttggTACTTTTGCTGAATAGGAAAATCTATTATGTACACATCTAAGCCACTGAATAACAAAACACACAGTTAAAACTTTGTGGCTTGCCAAATTGCTTTTAACAGACAGAATCCACCTAAAATGGCGTTATAGTTATCCAGCATGGAGAAGAATGCTCATGAGCAGTATATAGTTTGGAGCACTGATGTAAAGAAACTGATCAGGATGCATCTTATATCCAGAGTCTGATTTTATACTAAGTGAACAGAGCTGTATTCTTACCTGTTTCTTAGATGTAACATATTGGTCCCATTTAATCCTTTAATAGACTAGCAAACAGCCCAGAAAAAGAAGTGGTCATTGCTTCTGTTCACTCTTATTTATGTCTGGAAAAGTCACCCACCTCCCCCGTATCTCAGCTAGTGAATCATATGATATAGCCATATAAGAGTTTTGGGTAGACTGTACATTACACTTTCCATGACTATTAATTATCTCTATTTGTATTCTTTTCTTGGGATGAAATGTCCTTATAAATGAGAAGATGAAAGAGACTAGTGAGCGGTGACTGTGTTATAAGACATGTTGGGCAGggcatttagggaaaaaaatactaatccCACGGTACAAAGCATTAAGAAACTGCATTTGGCAATATTGTGTATTATTCTGATCATGTTTAAGAACAACGTAGAAACAATGTGAACTAGAACAGGGGTAGGCAAGGTTAATTAGGATGATTGAGAGAGACCACATGTATTGGGATTAACATGAATTAAAGAGGACATACAGTTCTCTATAAAGACATTGGGGGTAAACACCAAAGAGGAAAAGATGATACTGACTAAGggttaaaatatatatgtatatggatAACTTCAGACTGCAAAATAGAGGTGAAATTTTAATAACTCTGAAAATACTTCCAAAAGGAACAGCTAAGACAAAACCAAATtcctcatttctcttttaaaacaaaaaacactgtCCCATATTATGTGATGAAACCTGACTGAAGAAGTCCTTTTCATTTCTACATCCTTATGGGATTTGTATATACACTGGTCATATGTGGCAGCATTACTGACAGCAATAGTTGAAAGAGTGTCTGGGCAAATGAGGAAGTACCTGATTTATCAGATACTTGCTGCATCTACAAAATGGAAGAGCCGAGAGAATTGTCATCTGTGCTTCGTTGCAGGGCAGAAACCTGTAACCGCCATGAGCAACAGTGCACATAAGTAATCCTCTGATCAAATCAGAAAACTGGAAAGTATCTGTCATAAAATGATTCCTTAAGCAAAAcagagcaaggaaaggaaagccaaGGGAAGTGCCTTTGGAAAGATGAAAGAACATTATAGTTGAGGCAGGAAATGCAACTGCTGAAGTAAACAAATTAGCAGGTtcaaagaactggaaaaatcaTAGATGACAAGAATAAAGAATCTGGGGTCACTTTGAACTGAAAGGAGCTGAACCTGCAGTGTTCCCCAAAGGGTGTCATCTCCAGGGTCCTGGGATGCTTACCCAAAGTATCGGTGAAGTCTTGCACATGGGCACTATGTCACTGCCTCAGGGTCTGCCGAGTTCTCTGCGTACCTGATAAAGTTCGTCTGAAAAGGATAGATTCCAGTTCCTGGCTGCTCAGCTGCTTGTAATACCAACTTGGCATTTTGCAAAGGGGAAAATGGAGTAAAAACTTCCGAAACTCCATGAGAATTCAACCACATACTGGGATAAAATGTGCTGAGTACTGAAGTTACACAGTAACCCACCTAAGATTTAagtttgcaaaatgaaacaaagttaCATCAAAGCTGAGTTTATTTATGACAAATCATTCATTATATATTACAATAAttacaaactttttctttttttacaccTTATTGCCATATTTTTGTTCTCGGCACACACAAGATGATCAAGAACATGGATTTAGGCAGTaacaaaaaaagatattaaaattacAAATGTCATGCCTTATTTCTGTGCCATAGAAAAGGCTATCATCAAAAGAGTAAAGTTACTAACAAACATACAAGGGGATTCCCCTTACACCTTTTTTCCCAGGAACTTTTGTCATCTAATGTATagtaagtatatatatatatacagcatGTCTTTTGCAAACATATGCATTCACACATTTACATAATCACTGGAAATTTGACAtctctcctccagcagaaagCTCCCAGTCATTTTACTTGAACATCTAATGGGGGGGGGAGATTCTGAAGTCCACAGTTTTAAATTAGTCACCCTATTTCTGAGTCAGCTGTTACCATCTCCCTACACAGGGCCGCCAGCATAACAAAAGGGTATGACAGTCTGTGACAAACAGCATCCAACGTACCTTCACCACAGGAAAGGTCTACTTAGGGATACTGTCCCTCTTGTACCTAGTCtgagtcactgctgctgctggaagagtcTGTTGACATAACTTCTAcatcatcttcattttccttattgTGTCCTGGAGGCTCCAACATGAAGTCATTACTATGATTAGGAGGTAGCATGTTCATTGACATATCACTTGACTGCCAAGGATACTGAGGAGCGAGCACATCTGGAAAAAGGGGCATAATCAATCAAACTATCAGCTTTGTACATCAACAAATTCAACGAGACAGCTCAACTGGAAGTCAAATTCAAAATTAACACAAATCTTGAAATCCTTCCTGAATTTTGGACAGATGAAACCCTCCAGTAACAGCTGGAAATTGTATCATGATTGATATGCCATTCTATCACTAAAACTGTGCCAGAGAGGCCCATTTATGTAGGTGGCTCTTGATCTCTCATCACTCCACTTCAAAACAGTATATATTCACACAgagcttttcatcttcaaagcacaGTCTGAACTGACTTAACATTCACAACCACTAGCAGTAATGAAAATGGTCACCCTCTGTCAGTATGCAAAACCAGATGAAAAcattagataaaaaaaaaaaacaacacttaagGCAGACCATAGAAATTCAAAGTAAAAGGTTTTATCCAAATTTGGCTGGAACACCTTGGTTATCGTTTTTCCAACAGCAAATATGGTGCATCAAGTGCAAAGAACAGTGTCCTACTACAAAACCAGGGCCACAGAGAGAGACACTTGAGAGATGGGAATGCCCCACTGTGCCCCAGCCAGGACAGCCTCAGCTGTCTCTGACTTCTCTTACCTCTCACCgtttcttctcttctcttacCTCCAAAGCCACCCCATCATGTACTCCCTACCAACCTACTCTCCCCCCACAACACTTCCTAGTCTCTCCCTTCCTTGCCCCCAAAATGGTTCCCATTTCAATGGAATGCAGTACACATCTATATGCCATTTCTGCtcccttccttttaatttatGCTCTTACTGCTGTGCTTCAGTTCTTCTCCACTTATTACTAGGCACTGTAGCTAAGTCTATCCCATAGAAGAAACCAGCTGTCTCCCGCTTAcagcaagaattaaaaataattcatcagAGTCGGAAGTGAACAAAGGCCCAACTATGTGGGACTTGGAGTACAGAAAGAGAGGGCACTGTCTAAGCAGAAGGTCATATATGGTAGACTTACTCTCACTCAGGTGCTGCCTAACTCAGAAGCACAGACTCCACACACACTGTAGCTTCTGATCTTTAAGTCTCCAGACACCTGAGATTCCACATACGAACTAGAGCCACGGTCCCCTAATACCAGATACACCAGTACAAATCTGACCCACCAGTGGATGCAGGTTGAACGTGTGTGCTAAGCAGCCTCAAAGGTTTGAGGCTACCAAGCAGCCCAGTGGCTAGCTTGCAGACTCAGTAAGGACTCAGTAACTGGACATGTCTCTGCCAAAATCTCTAAAAGGATTAGATCCCATAATAAGCGTTCTCAGGACATGCCTCCTCCACACACCAACAGATTCAAGATCCTTACACAAGATGCTGGGACGACCTCTACTTTCTTTTGAATGCAGTTTTAATGTTTCCCTCTTACCTGACAGTCTAGCAATTAAGAGGATTTCCCCTGACATAGAAGACCCAGATTCAACTAACAACTTTATTTGAGGAGTTTAAATGCCACACTTTCCAGCTTCTCAAGGAAAAGTCCTAAAGAGTGAGCTTTCAGTCCTTACAGAGGCAGCActcaaaaataaaagaagcaagTCTGCATGCCCTAAGGCAGAGGAGCCAGCCAGAATGGGCTCTACCAAAACAACTCCAGGAGGAAGACGCAACCTTAACATCTCCTCTGACCATatttcaaaagaacagaaaagatacATGGGCCCATCCTCAGCATTTCCCTGCTGGGTTGCTATGGACAGATGTCAGGGTCCCACTCCTATTCGGTTCACTGACCCATTTTATCCAAGGGCAAGGGTTTAGAAAGTGAGATGATGCAGAACTTCAAGTAACTCTCTAAAAGGTGACAAGAGGATTATACAGATGATTGGAAACACAAAATCCAAGTTTGCTATTTCTCCAAGGGAATCACAatgcagttttggggtttttttaatatattcagtaCAATTTTTGAAAACAAGCTTTCCATAACACCTGCAAGCAGCTTAACTGTTACAGATCTCCTATGAATCCAAGAATTTTTCCACAATTTAGTCTAACCATGGTAGATTAGTGCTGCACAGGTACAGAACCAATGAACTCTTGATTCAGTTACTCTAACTTACTGCTAAATTCTATTTTAGCATGAATAAATCAATCCCACTAAAGTCAGCAGAAGTGCGCGTTTTGCTAAACAATTAAGGGATTAAAGCTCAATTCCTACATCCAAAGTATGACCTTATCAGCTGTCCTTTGTAATGTCTTTTCAGTACAAAACTTCTAAGCAACGTCTTGCCATATAGACTACAGACTTAAGACAGGGGATGACAATACACCCCTTTTCTTCTGAATGCAGCTTTCACAATTCCATACTTTGTCATCACTGCCAAGGAAAGTTTACtttgaaaatgcttctttttaatATGATTTGATAACACTTAATTTACAGCAATTTAAAATAGGTGAATTGAAGGGTAACAAAGTGAGTTTTGTTTACATTGACTTAGTTGTAGTGTCTGCAGTATGATTtagcatgaaataaaattatgcaaTGTCTAACTGTTAACTCTATTTACTAAATCTTTGCTGCTAGGGAACAACGTGAGccataattttcattattttaactaTGATTTGCCTATTTGCCTTTGCTAAGTGAAACCTGTAATTGCTATGACTGtacaaagaataaagaaaagcaaaacaaaactgagtttCTCTTACCTGGCAGTCTGCCTGCTGCAAGTGCATCGCCTGGTAAGTGTCCATTAACTCCATTGGTGGATGGGTTGTTCATCTGACCCAAGAGACCACTCCTCATTTCTAGATCTGTAGGATATGGCCTACGTGGGTcccctaaaaaaaacaaaacaaaaaacccacaacaacatatttttaaacatttaacaaTTGTCTTGCAGGCATTAACTTTTTCTTCAGTCCCTAGTTtcctgaccaaaaaaacccacactatgACTATTTGGATCAACAATGAGCAGCACACCTGTTTTGTTAAAATCCAAGTCTGTGTCTTGCACTTAGACTTTCTTTGTTCATTCAAACTTGACAGAAAAAGTTATCTTTGCTCTCCCTGCTACTTCACAGCTAAACAGCAAAGACAGGAATTGGAAAAAACACATTCTCATTTTGTACAAGGAGGACAGTCCCCAAAATTGAAATGTGACATAATGAAAAACCTGCTTCTGACTCCACTGATTACTAACATCCTCTGTAAAGAATATTGTAAGGGTCAGGAGGGAACACAACCAAGACCTTTAACATACTTGGTTATACCTTATAATTGGGGCcaaaattcagggaaaaaaagcaaacaaaggagagcagaggaggccaGTCAGTTAATGTAAGCATGCAGTTACATAGTCTTTTGAAGATGTACTTACAATCTACAGGACTTTGGATATccatttttgttgaaaatatcAGATATAACAGCTCAAAACAATGTTACTCTGATAAACCACAGTGGTTTTCACTATATAAAAGATTGCAAGGCCAAATACTGACCATGCTTTATCACAAAAAAACCTGTTGTCATAAACATGATAGTTACCTGGTACCCATGTCAGAGGGGCACAAACAGCATTGCTAGCACTGATCCTATGGgcatatttaattatttcttcagaggaaatagcacctggaaaaggggaaggaaagttACTATATTCTCCAGAGATTGCATCATTCgattatttcagaatatttgacACTAATATTGAAAAGACTGGGAATATAATTTTGGCAAACATTAAGAGCATGCTTCAAATGCAATGACTACTTAGAGGATTCTCAGATTATGCAAGGAAGAGCTTTGCAGGGAACTGATTTTACAGCCAGGAGTTCAGTACACCTTCAATATCAACAGTTCTTCAACCTtgtgaaaaatacaaaccaaTCTCTTAAGCAGTGTACTTGACAAACACAATTCGTAAGAAAACTTCAGCACCTGCTTTATTATGACATTTTCTGTagtaaagaggtttttttgtttgcctaGTAACTGTAGAGCACACACGTAGCAGTCCTTCTAAATACGTGCCTGTATTTTACTAAGagaaactttatgaaattcatGCATTTTATAGATGAAGAGGTATAACAAAATGATAagacattgtaaaaaaaaaaaaaaaaaaaaacaaacaaaatgcttctcccccccaaaaaaaaagtccattttgcTTGGCCAAGTGCCACAGAGTGGCAGGAATTGCTACAAATACAAACCAGTGTCACTAGCTAGTCAGTCTTTCAAATACAAAGCATACGCACACAaactttctctccctttcctcagcAGACGTACTGAGGCAACTTGATGAGACACTTAGGTAATCAGATATAGTATTATCAGTTCAAGAAGAGTGTTGAGAcactttaatttaaatttaatattgaGATACGCTTGCCACAAGAAGTAATTAATTTGTGCCTTTATTCTGAGGAAATGGTTATAGGTTTATAATGAAATGGAAATTTGTTTACACACAAAGCATACAAAATCTGTGatagcagaattaaaaaaaattaaaaataaacaacttgaGCTCACTAGCAACTTTCTTTACAACTGCATTTACGTAGTATATACAATCGTGACTACTcaccttttcttgccttttcaattgatttcagtttttcctttgcttgaTAAACAGCTGTTGCCTAgttgtaaaaaaacaacaaaccttcaATGCATCTTTAATTTGTAAACTTCTACATAAAGTTGGCTGTGTGAATAAACCCTtgcatttaattgcattttaacagAGAAACTATTCAGTGAACATTTTCAAGATATACAGAAGTAAAGTAGGTTTGGAAGAAAATTTGCAttataaaacaaaactgaataCCATGATAACTAAACAGCATTcgactactgaaaaaaaaccccaacccactaAGCTCTtacaaagttttaaatatttaaatcttctCAAACTAACACAACACCACTTCCTCCAGAACCACCTTTTTCACAAGTAGATGCTCAAAAGCAAACACATCATTATGAACTTACCAGTATGTGTTCTGCTTCTTTTAgttgtttctgcagctgctgaataTCATTATCCCTTTTTTCTACTACCTTTTCTAAAAGCTGCATTTCATGATGGATTTTCCCCTGATCAACTGCCAACTTCATTAGCTCTTGAAACTCTCCATCTCTCTGAATCAGCAGTTCCAGGATCTATTGAACAAGAGTTTTGTAGAACTTTTAATTTAGCTAGAGTAACAACACACCCTCCATCGTGCTGCaaagaagagcaactgacatccaTAGGAGtttgtatgaaaaattaaacaaaatttcttCCTCTGTTTGTAGAAACAGCCTATGAAGCATAcaataaatgaacaaaaaacaaacaacatgagGACCAAGAATGGTTTTGTAGTGGGGCCAAAACCTCATCATCACCATTAGCCTGAGTatagacagaaagaaaaggagagagaaagaaagaaagaaaaagaaaaaaattagaagcaaagCATTGTGATTACACAAAGAAATACAGTTTAGGTCAGTTTACCTGGCTCTCCTCTCCCGGTTGTGGAAGCTTCTGGTTTCTTGAAATTGCCAAAATTTCAATTAGTTCCCTGAAAGGAAAACTCTGTGTTTGCACAATTTTCTAGGACATTATTTGTAAATCACATCAAGTCATCCCAAAATTGTCAGAGTACTGACATCATTACAGAAGTATTTAtggaatttaaaatgttatgGTTTTAAAGTACAGTGTTGGCAGGGATTTCTCAGCTAAGAGTAATTCTGTGAATAGTCTCATGATTGGAGCATGTTTTCGTAACTGTTCTTTGAGCTCATGAAGTGCTCATGTGTATTTGTACTCATGCAATGTGCTAAGTTCCTGCTGAACTACACACGACATAAGCAGAAGCCGAGAGAAGAAAGAGCACAATGAAATGCACTCATATCCTACTTCTACTCCCTTTGTTTGTTGCAAGAGGGCATTGAAGTTCTCTTCActattttacttctttacttTTCCTCCACTTTTTCCCAACAGAGCAAGTTTCACACTTGGGTCTAGAGCAATTAAGTCTATGCTTTCAAGCACCTAAAGTTTGTCGTGAAACTACTTTTACAACAACAAGTATTTCCACAGTGGTATACCAGTTGTATATCAAACATacacaaataccaaaaaaaataataatattctgGTGCTAAGTTAGAAGTGCTTCTCAAATAAACCTCTTGATCATGCTTTGAGGTACCCGGTACCCATTTACTTTGCCACCGTTCTGAAAAGCCATCAAGAACCTCAGAGGGGACTCGCTAAACAACAGGACCACTATGCAAAAAGGCACTTTCTGTAAATTCAGCAAACTTATTTGCCTTCTAAGGCTACGGATGGCAGTTCAACACTAAGCACGAATAACTGTCTATCTGAAAACACTGTCCTTCTTGGCTTGGTCCAGTGCGAGCAGCTCAATGGGATGGTACAACTAATACAGCAGTGGGGCCAGAAccttaaaatgaaaacaggtaCTTTTCTAAAcgtctgaaaaaaaccctcaccagTAAAGCTGTAAATAGCACCTTGGTCTATGTCACTTGGTCACTGCTGAACCctaaaatgatttaaaacaacTAGAGAATAAAGAAACTTGTCACTATCACTAAAGCTTTATTCTACCTGACTAACACTGAGCAGTAGCAAATAAAATCTGTGGTAAGTAGGTCAAGTACTGCTACCAAGGCTGATGTCATGAAGGGTTGTAATTCTGTCCTGTGTTAGCTGGACAATGCACTGATGCAGATTCAAAACTATGCAAAGGTTACAGACCAGGCAAGCTGCTTAATTTTTGCCCCTACCACCAAGCCAGTACCATGACTGCAAAAGGCCTAGCTCCACGGTGCTGCAACACTTTGCTGATCAACAGGAAGATTCACTAAATGCTGCTGAGGGTTGCTCTGGATTCATTATGGTAGCATATTAGtcccaagatttaaaaaaaaaaaaaaaagtttagataAAGAGcaagtctttttgtttgtttgtttttaaaaccacatgttCTCCAGCAACCTGTATGTCCTAATAAAAtctaaaattgaaaataaaacctAACCAGAAACAAGAGCAACTGACCAATATATTTTCCTTGTCCTACAGGTGGTAGTCACATAGAG
Above is a window of Larus michahellis chromosome 1, bLarMic1.1, whole genome shotgun sequence DNA encoding:
- the MED4 gene encoding mediator of RNA polymerase II transcription subunit 4, with the protein product MAAATGGGGERSSTRDRLLAALEDLELLARELIEILAISRNQKLPQPGEESQILELLIQRDGEFQELMKLAVDQGKIHHEMQLLEKVVEKRDNDIQQLQKQLKEAEHILATAVYQAKEKLKSIEKARKGAISSEEIIKYAHRISASNAVCAPLTWVPGDPRRPYPTDLEMRSGLLGQMNNPSTNGVNGHLPGDALAAGRLPDVLAPQYPWQSSDMSMNMLPPNHSNDFMLEPPGHNKENEDDVEVMSTDSSSSSSDSD